Proteins from one Triticum aestivum cultivar Chinese Spring chromosome 7A, IWGSC CS RefSeq v2.1, whole genome shotgun sequence genomic window:
- the LOC123152104 gene encoding SNW/SKI-interacting protein B, with the protein MESASPCSFPGDAEADAIAVEEAITTLTKADMEELMLHVRRFYAMLHGIHPRKRVRATFVKYDPARQSTAFNSGPAEMPFDPLAQHKRRFSRPLPRPSRSRPVRSSPPRPLPRRDQDDWKAPPCVDNRKNPSKRQPASSAGVGTLDDQIVRNFGRLAEALDAAEKEAFLIRNKPDEGSSGGAPVRAAAGKRERPVEFDFDEPEQSDDPFDLDQFMSKFACLGMDDFDLDELLGSMLHIR; encoded by the exons ATGGAATCCGCATCCCCGTGCTCCTTCCCCGGCGACGCCGaggccgacgccatcgccgtcgAGGAGGCCATTACCACCCTGACGAAAGCCGACATGGAGGAGTTGATGCTCCACGTCCGCCGCTTCTATGCCATGCTGCACGGCATCCACCCGCGCAAGCGTGTCCGCGCGACCTTCGTCAAGTACGATCCAGCACGGCAGTCCACGGCGTTCAACTCAGGGCCGGCGGAGATGCCGTTCGACCCACTGGCGCAGCACAAGCGCAGGTTCAGCCGGCCGCTGCCTCGCCCATCCCGGTCGCGGCCGGTGCGGAGCTCGCCGCCTCGGCCGCTCCCACGGAGGGACCAAGACGACTGGAAGGCCCCGCCCTGCGTTGACAACCGGAAGAACCCCAGCAAGCGGCAACCGGCGTCGTCGGCTGGCGTGGGGACGCTGGACGATCAGATAGTCCGCAACTTCGGCAGGCTCGCCGAGGCGCTGGACGCCGCGGAGAAGGAGGCCTTCCTGATACGGAACAAACCGGACGAGGGGTCCTCAGGAGGAGCACCTGTACGGGCAGCGGCCGGCAAGAGGGAGAGGCCGGTGGAGTTCGACTTCGACGAGCCGGAGCAGAGCGACGACCCCTTCGACCTCGATCAGTTCATGTCTAAG TTTGCTTGTTTGGGCATGGATGATTTCGATCTCGACGAACTGCTAGGATCGATGCTACATATCCGATAG
- the LOC123152105 gene encoding KAT8 regulatory NSL complex subunit 3, which translates to MARKRRRAEQRTPAPLPPPPLRTKPSQRQPVVVFAHGAGAPSSSDWMTRWKEMVKDALDAVEVVTFDYPYMSGAKRRPPPKADKLVDHHLSVVKDAVAEHPGHPLVLMGKSMGSRVSCMVASSDDISVSAVICLGYPLKGVKGAPRDEILLKLMVPTMFVQGNKDGLCPLDKLELTRKKMTCKNELHVVDGGDHSFKVSQKYQKSAGISQHDAELEAVKAIAQFVQNSIAESLT; encoded by the exons ATGGCTCGCAAGCGCCGCCGCGCGGAGCAGCGCACGCCGGCGCCACTTCCGCCTCCGCCCCTTCGGACTAAACCGTCTCAGCGGCAACCGGTGGTCGTCTTCGCCCACGgcgccggcgccccctcctcctctgATTGGATGACCCG CTGGAAGGAGATGGTGAAAGATGCCCTGGATGCCGTTGAAGTGGTGACATTCGACTATCCAT ATATGTCAGGTGCTAAACGGAGGCCTCCCCCAAAGGCGGACAAGCTCGTCGACCACCATCTCAGTGTGGTGAAGGATGCTGTAGCAGAGCATCCTGGTCACCCGCTTGTTCTTATGGGGAAGTCTATGGGTTCGAG GGTCAGCTGCATGGTAGCCAGCTCCGATGATATCAGTGTTTCTGCAGTCATTTGCTTGGGTTATCCACTCAAG GGAGTGAAAGGGGCACCGAGAGACGAGATACTACTGAAGCTGATGGTTCCAACAATGTTTGTGCAG GGCAACAAAGATGGCCTATGCCCCTTGGACAAGCTTGAGTTAACTCGGAAGAAGATGACCTGCAAGAATGAACTGCATGTTGTTGATGGTGGTGACCACTCTTTCAAAGTcagccaaaaataccaaaaatcggCTGGAATAAGTCAACATGATGCTGAATTAGAAGCTGTTAAAGCAATTGCACAGTTCGTCCAGAACTCCATCGCAGAAAGCTTAACCTAG